The Phycisphaerales bacterium AB-hyl4 genome contains the following window.
TCGCCCCGCCACAAGCTGCGCGTGGGCTTCGGTGTTGCCCTTGGCCACCAGCGCCGCCTCGAAGTCGGCCAGGTGATCGGCCAGCAGCTTTGCCTCAGCATCGCGGCGGGCGTCGACAATGCCCCACTTGAGCAGTGCCTTGCGGATGCGGGCGGGCCACGTCTTCATCGCCATGGCTACGGCCGGGTCGGGGCGTTCGTGGGCCTCGCGGCTCTGTACCAGCCGGCGAAGGTTTCGCGATAGCTCGACGGTCGCGCCCTTGTCGGTGAAGCCGGCGAGCGTATGCGTCACGCCAAGGTGGTCGGTAAAGTCGATGCTGTAGCTTTTGCCGGTGGTCCGCTTGTGGATTCGCATAGCGCTACTTCCCCCTCGCCGCTGATCGGCCGCGTCGCTTCACACTCAGCCCCAGCAGGCGGGCCAGATCATCGACGTTCGCCATGCTCATGCCGTGGCCGGCCATGAACCTCGATAGCGTCGACTGTGGAATGCCGGACTCCATGCTGATGCGGTAGCGGGTCAAGCCGCTCGCTCGGACCTGCTGCCGTATCTGCTCGCTGAATCGTTCCTGTTCGCTCATGACTGTTTCACCTTATATCGGATTACGTCGATTATTGCAAGTATGGTGCCGGCGATGCCGTTCGGTCATGCCGTTCGATCCCTGCCACCCTCTGACTGGTACACATTGCGATTCTGGCTCACTATCCAATATCTACCAGTCAGGGGTCTATAGGCAATGGCACAGATTGGCCGGCCATGCACAAGTAGTATTTGGGCGGAATCGCGCCCTTTTGTGCGTGCGTTTCAGCCCCCACCGCCGCCTTCGCTTTCCGCAGCACATGCTTGCCGAATCCTGCCGACTCGGCCGCTGCATTGACGTCGGCCGCAGGTCGTGGGCCACCGCTCAGCAGGTCACGCAGCCACGCTTCGGCCTCGTCTGCCTTGCTGCTCGACTGGCCCGCCTGCTGTGGTCGGTCCAGCTCCCACGCTGTCACGTCGTCATTCTCATCACCCCAGCGGATCGCCCCCGGCTGGTCGGGGCTCAGGCCGACGATGCTGTATTCGAGCGTGGGGGCGGGCATGAAGTCGTTGGCCTTAACCGCCGCCATGTAGCAGGCATCGGCTTCGTGGTCCAGCTTGCCCAGGTACCAGATACACCGAGCGCTGCCACCGATGGCCCGCCCGCCGCTGAGCCGGTCCAGCGGATCGCTGTAGCCGCCCTTGTTGGTGTGTGCGAAGATCGCCACGCATAGCCCGTACTGCTCGGCAAGCTCCTGCATCGGCCAAAGGCATTTTCGGATGTTCGCGTTGTCGATACAGCGCATCGACGGAAATAGGCTATCGAGCGTGTCGACCACCAGCAGCCGCGTATCCGGTCGCTGGTCCAGCACGCCGGCCAGCTCACCGCAATCGGTCGCCAGGTCGATCATGGTCTTATCGCCGGCGTCGTCGGTCGCGTGGCCGATGATGCTGCACCGCTTCACGTCCGCGCCGGCCTGCTTGAGCCGGTCGCGTATCGCCGCGTCGGTGCCTTCGCCCTTGATGTAGAGCACTTCGCCGGCGTCGCAGGGCGAACCGTCCGGCCACGCCTTGCCATTGGTGACACGGCTGGCCAGGTCTGCCGCGAGCGTCGACTTGCCCCGGCCCGGTCTGCTGAAAATCACATTGATCGCCCCGCGAACAAGCCGGCGCTTCCACAGGTAGGACGTGCCGGCGTCGTCAATCGCTTCACAGGCCCGGACGTGCAGCCGCCGGGCGTTCGCCGGGTCGGTGCTCTTCATCCACTCCCGCAGCGATTCTCGCGGCTTGCTGGTGCTCACGCCGACGTACTCGGCCGCTTGCTTGAGCTGCTTGTAATCCCCCTTCGCCAACATCCCCGCTATGTACAGCCTCGTACCTTCGCGGCGTTCGCGCTGCTCGGCGTCGGAAAGCTCATAGAACCGCAGCACGCTATGCCCGTTGGTCGTGCTCATCGGCGACGCCTCCCCCGTGCTTGACCTACGCACGCCACGATATCGCCGGGGCTGAGCACTTCGGCGCCCTGGTCCGTCAGCACGATCGGCATGTAGTCGTCGACCACGCCGAACCGTGCATGATTCATCTGCACATGCACCAGCGCCACAATATCCCACTCGTCACCCTCGACGGTGATGCACCGCCGGCCGGCAGGTAGTGGAATCGTGGCGATGTGATGAAACCGCCCATCGCAGGGGGGCAGGTGGTCGCTTTCGGATGGTATACTGTTCATGCCTGATTCGCCTTTGGCCGTGGACGCTTCGCCGGCGTCGCACGGCCTTTTTATTGACCTGGTGCAGGCCACCAGCCGCGACGCGCGGCCGGCGATGCACTGGTTAACGGTCTGCTTCCTTCATCGCTGCCCACTCCACGCGAACGGGGCAGCCTGCCGCCGCCCACGCTTCCAGCTCGGCACGACTCCACCGCGAACTGCTGCCAAGCTTCACCTTCTGCGGCCCGAGCCTGCCGCCTTGGTCCATGCTCAGGAAGTGCGAACGGCTCACGCCGCAGTAAGCCGCGGCCTGCTCGGCGTCGAGTAGTGCCGGCGTGAAGCTGGTGGCCCGCCTCAACAGATCCGCCAGGCCCTCGGCCGGCGTCGCTGCTTCGATCGTGTTCGTTGTCGTGTTGCTCATGGCTACCTCGCGTTCTCGCCCTTGAATTCGCCCTGATAAAGCCATCGCTTTTGCTGGTCGCTCCACCAGTAGCAGGTGCATCCGCTCGGCTTTGGGCCGGTCGGCCCGTAGCTGGTGAGCATCAGGTAATGCCGTGCAGGATGGGTCGGCGGGGGCAGGTGCCCCGCGTCTGCCGGCCCGCCGCAGATATTCGGCTGTACGCCGGTGTCGTCGGTGCTCATTGCCCAATTCCCACGACGCGAAGTTGATCGGCCATCGCTCTGAGGCTTCGCCCCATATCAGTCAGCAGCGTATTGCCCTTGCGCTGCTCTTCGAGCTGTTGTTTCTGCTCGTCGGGCACGCCAGCCCGGATACTGTCGGCCATCGCTGCGAACGCCATACGATGCGACTCGGCCGATCCAACCTCAGTCAGCGACAGCGGCCCCATGTCGACCTGTAACGGCTTCGCACGTAGCGAGCGGGCGTCATCGGCCTCGGCTTTTAAGCTGTTCAGGAAGTCGGCAGACGCCCGGCTCTGCGCCGCCCGCTCGTCAGCCGCGTCGGCGATGTACTGCGCCCGCTTTTCTGCGTCGGCCCGAATGCCGTCAAAGATTTCCATCACGGCACTTGATGCTTTACCGCCTTTGAAATCCTCCAGCGCTTTATTGATGTCGCTTACCGCGTCTGTCGCCCGCTTCATGTTGCTGGCGCTGTCCATCCCCAGCAGCTTGGCGAAGAAGTCAACCATCGAACTGGTTTTAACCTCCCGGCCCATAGCGCCCGATGCCAGGTTGAGCCCCCGCTCAGCCGCCCGCAGGCCGGTTACTGCCGCCTCTGTCGCGGTAGTGGCCCCCAGCCTCCAAGCTCCCCACGCCGCCACGCCGATGAGCAGGCCATCGCTCACAACAGCAACGCCTTTTGCCGCAGTTTCCATAGCATCGGCAACGTGTTCCCCCGCGTCTTTCCCCTCTGTTCCAAATTCAGTCAGCTCGCTTACCGCAGCTTCGATCCACGGCATGAACTGAACGGCGAACGACTGAGAAGCAAGCTTTACTCTCAATCCAAGCCGCGTGAACGCATCATTGGCAAGCTCAACCTTCGCCGCATCGACACGGTTCACAGCACCGCCGAACCGATCGACCTCGGCCGACGCCGCCGACAGTCCCGCCTTGCCCTGGTTGAGCACGTTGAGCATGTCAATGCCGGCCCGCCCGAAAATCTGGTAAGCGGCTGAAGCCTTGATGGAATGATTTTCAACGCCGGCGATGGCTTCAGCGATCTCGGCGAACTGCTCATCAGGCGACATGCGGGCCAGGCGGCGGACGTCTAATCTAAGGTCATCGATCGCACCGCCGGCACTGCCGATCCCCCTCGCCGCGTCGCCGATGTTCCGCTGCATCCGCTGCAATGAGCTGTCGAATTGCGATTGTCCCACGCCGGCGAGGTTCGCCGCATGGCGGTAGGCCTGTAATTTCTCGATGTTGATACCGAGCTGGTCGGCATACTTCGCCGTGGCGTCGATCGCGGTCATCTGCTGCTTGACGATGGCGGCGGTGATCCCCGCAGCGACGCCACCGGCGATAGCGCCGTACTTGGCGATCTGCACACCCGCACGCGCCACACCGCCCACCAGCCGGCGGGTTGCTGCTCCGGCCCGCTGCATGCCGGACGTAAAAGGCCGGCTGTTCAAGCCGAGCGTTACCGATAAGCTGCCGATTCTCTTTGCCATGATCGTTACCTTGTTTCGTGGAGCAGGCCGGCGAGCGGAATGCCCCGCCGCCGTGAGCGTGATGTGCTACGCAGTGCGTTGGCGATGCGCGGAAGTTGAGCACGCGACCAGACCCGGCCCCGCGTCGTGCGACTGGCCGGCCTGATAGCGCGGGTTCGTGTGGCGTAGTGGATCTGGTGAGTCGCAACGCCGAGCGTACGGGCCAGGTCGGAGATATTGAACAGGTCAGCCAACGCGCACCCCCTCGCCGGCGGTGGCCTGTTGAGCGCGTTCGAGTAGCGCGGCCTCGACGGCTTGTAGGTCGCATACAAAACGGTCGCCCGCCCGCAGGGCCGGAACTCGCTTCGCCTCGGCCTCAGCACGAAGCCATCGGAACGGCACCCGCAGGGCGCGGGCCGCTGTGTTCAGCGGAATCAGTCGCCGGTTGTGTTGGTTGCTCTCCATGCCTGAATATCATCAGGCACGGTTCAGCAGATAGGGCGAAGCTATGCGGCAATCAAGGCGCAAGTTTTGACGCGAGCCGCCGGCCTGCAAGGGTCAGCCTCGCGCCCTGCCGTTCGTGTTCGGGCCGCTCGGCAAGCCCCAACGTCACAAGGCGCTTGATCGCGTCGCCAGCCGTCCGCCTCGATATGCCTGATGGTTCGACCTCGCGGGAACGATCGGCCACCGCTTCGAGCGTAGCCAAGTCTGCCGCATCGAAGCGAGCCAGGGCTTGCAGTGCCAGCCGTTGCGACCGTGTGAGCGCCTGCTGCTGGCTCGCGGCTTCGTCGCCATCGGCCGTCGCCGGCTTGGCACCTGCACCGGACACAGGGGCGGGCCACGCTTCGGCCGCGATCTCGCCCAACTCGTCAGCGAACCGCCGGGCCTCGCCCTGCACCAGCTTCCACGGCTCAAAGCCGGCAGCCCGCCAGTCGCCAAGCATGGCTTGCCCCACGGCCGCGACAAGCGCCGCCTGGTGCTCTTCAATCTCGCCGGCGACGCCTTGCCGGTCCTGCCGCCGGGCAGCCTTCAACAGCGGGCCAAGGTACTCACGCTCGAAGTCGTCGAGCAGGCCGGGCAATGCCTCGGCATGAGCCGGCGGCGCTTCGCCTGGTGCAGGCCCACGCCGGCCGGCCTCGGTCTGCATCCGCCATGCCCTCGCTAATCGTGGCCGGCCGTGCTCGGCGATCTGGCGAGCGTGCAGGCCGATCGCTTCGCCGGCCGCGTCGTGGGGGTTGGTGGTGATGCCGTCGATGAACTGCTCAAGCCAGGCAATCGCCTGCTCTGCCAGCTTCCGGCAATCCGCCGCGCGTTGCTCTGTTGACATGTTCCAGCCCCTTAAAAACCGGGCCAACGCCGGCGACGCGCTCCGGGCTGGTGGATTGCGTCGCCGACGTCGTACGCTGCTGGCCGGCAGCTACCCGCGTTCGTTCAGTCTACCAATTGACACTCCGCTATTCTGCTCATCATGCCCAAGCCCAAACAGCCAACCCCGCGGCTGCTGTCTTCCAAAGAAGTCGCGAAGATCGTCGGCTATTCGGTCCCTACGGTCATCCGATGGGCCGAAATGGGGATGTACGACTTCCCCCAGCCGGCCATCGAAGGAAAACGGGGCCGGGGTAAGCGCTGGCACTCCGATGATCTTGATGACTGGCTGAAGAGTATTCGCACAAAGTGACCTCCCTACTCGCGTGACCTTTCGGCTCGCTGCTGCTGAATGTACGCCTCCACATCGGCCGCAGGCACGCGCCAGTCACGCCGCAGCTTGATCGCGTTGGGGAACGCGCCGGCGTCGGCCATGTGCCGCGCGGTGTTGCGGTGACAACCGAGCCGCTTGGCGACCTCGGTCGTGGTCAACCATTCATCCGGGGGCGTGTTGTTGACGAGCGTAGGCACCATGGCAGCATGCTATCGTGGCTGGCCACGGCTCGCGTCAGCCGGCCCCACGGCCTGCACGAAGACGCTCGCCCAGGTCGCGAAGAACGCCGAGCCGTCGCCGTCCATCACCATCGCCCCATCTGGCAATTCCTCGGCGGTCAAGCTGCGAATCAAGCATCCATCCCGTTCTACATGCACCACGATGCCGCCCCAGGCGACACCGCCCTCGTCATCGGTCCAAGCATGCACGAACATACCCGGCCGCACCTTCACGCCGTGCACTGTGGCCGGCGTCTGCTTCGTTTTCTGATTCTTCGCCATGGTCTGATTCTCCGTTGTTGGTGGCGATCGGTGGCCTGCCGCTCACGCAGCGGGGCGGGCCAGGTATTGCAGGACGTTGGCGAGTGATCCCCGCACGCCGATGATGTGCAGAAGCATCCGGGCTTTGCCCTCGACTGGACGCGTCGGCGTGTGATCGCTGGCCCTCACCGTCAGCTTGCCGGCGTCGGCGTGTTGCAGCTTGACATAGTGCGAACGCTTGCAGCGGGATCGGTACACGCGGCGAATCGTCCAGCCGTGGGCCTCAGCCTCGCGGGTGATGGCCTGCACCGCCTCGCGAAGCGATGCGCGTACGTCGCCGCCGGTGCTCCGTGTGGTGGCGGTATGATGTGTGGTCAGTGTCGTCATCGAAGTTACTCCCTTCGGTGATGGCTCGCCCTGCCAGCGGTCGCACGCCGGCGGGGCATTTGGATCGGCTGCCCACGCGGACAGCACTACTTGCGATTCTTCATAAAAACAGCTTCAAAACCTCCTGAAAAACACGCGTTACTTAACGGTCGGTATCCAGCCGACCCGATTTTTCGCGATTTTTGGCCCCCTATCCCCTGCACCGCCCCCGCCCCTTGGCCTGCTGCCACGCTCAGCCCTGCCGCTGCTGGCGGTGGTCAATGCTCGCCGTTGCAGCCGGAAGCCGCAGCGGG
Protein-coding sequences here:
- a CDS encoding helix-turn-helix domain-containing protein; amino-acid sequence: MSEQERFSEQIRQQVRASGLTRYRISMESGIPQSTLSRFMAGHGMSMANVDDLARLLGLSVKRRGRSAARGK
- a CDS encoding AAA family ATPase, which produces MSTTNGHSVLRFYELSDAEQRERREGTRLYIAGMLAKGDYKQLKQAAEYVGVSTSKPRESLREWMKSTDPANARRLHVRACEAIDDAGTSYLWKRRLVRGAINVIFSRPGRGKSTLAADLASRVTNGKAWPDGSPCDAGEVLYIKGEGTDAAIRDRLKQAGADVKRCSIIGHATDDAGDKTMIDLATDCGELAGVLDQRPDTRLLVVDTLDSLFPSMRCIDNANIRKCLWPMQELAEQYGLCVAIFAHTNKGGYSDPLDRLSGGRAIGGSARCIWYLGKLDHEADACYMAAVKANDFMPAPTLEYSIVGLSPDQPGAIRWGDENDDVTAWELDRPQQAGQSSSKADEAEAWLRDLLSGGPRPAADVNAAAESAGFGKHVLRKAKAAVGAETHAQKGAIPPKYYLCMAGQSVPLPIDP
- a CDS encoding helix-turn-helix transcriptional regulator, whose protein sequence is MSNTTTNTIEAATPAEGLADLLRRATSFTPALLDAEQAAAYCGVSRSHFLSMDQGGRLGPQKVKLGSSSRWSRAELEAWAAAGCPVRVEWAAMKEADR
- a CDS encoding helix-turn-helix transcriptional regulator, translated to MPKPKQPTPRLLSSKEVAKIVGYSVPTVIRWAEMGMYDFPQPAIEGKRGRGKRWHSDDLDDWLKSIRTK
- a CDS encoding helix-turn-helix domain-containing protein, with the translated sequence MVPTLVNNTPPDEWLTTTEVAKRLGCHRNTARHMADAGAFPNAIKLRRDWRVPAADVEAYIQQQRAERSRE